One Trichosurus vulpecula isolate mTriVul1 chromosome 7, mTriVul1.pri, whole genome shotgun sequence genomic region harbors:
- the LOC118858739 gene encoding ferritin heavy chain translates to MTTSSPSQVRQNYHQDSEAAINRQINLELYASYVYLSMSYYFDRDDVALKNFAKYFLHQSHEEREHAEKLMKLQNQRGGRIFLQDIKKPDRDDWESGLNAMECALHLEKNVNQSLLELHKLATDKNDPHLCDFIETHYLDEQVKAIKQLGDHVTNLRKMGAPDSGMAEYLFDKHTLGDSDNES, encoded by the coding sequence ATGACCACCTCGTCCCCTTCTCAGGTGCGACAGAACTACCACCAGGACTCGGAGGCCGCCATCAACCGCCAGATCAACCTGGAGCTGTACGCCTCCTACGTGTACCTGTCCATGTCCTACTACTTTGACCGCGATGACGTGGCGCTGAAGAACTTTGCCAAGTATTTCCTACACCAGTCCCACGAGGAGCGGGAGCACGCTGAGAAGCTGATGAAACTACAGAACCAGCGCGGGGGCCGCATCTTCCTGCAGGACATCAAGAAACCAGACCGAGATGACTGGGAGAGCGGGCTGAACGCAATGGAGTGTGCTCTGCacttggaaaaaaatgtcaatcaGTCGTTACTGGAATTGCACAAGCTGGCAACTGACAAGAATGACCCCCATTTATGTGATTTCATCGAAACCCACTACCTGGACGAACAGGTAAAGGCCATCAAACAACTGGGTGATCACGTAACCAACCTGCGCAAGATGGGGGCCCCCGATTCTGGCATGGCGGAATATCTTTTTGACAAGCACACCCTTGGAGACAGTGACAACGAGAGCTAA